The following are encoded in a window of Kitasatospora fiedleri genomic DNA:
- a CDS encoding HPP family protein yields the protein MSVASNVVALGSRVWHAVRAGSFAMGALLVLVAVGGALHQAVLIPPLAASAALVHGAPGLPISQPRNLVGGQLLSAAVGFGVLAVVGAGPWAAAVAGGVALGAMLVARVPHSPAAATAVIVVLQSPRPVVFLPLLALATAVLVLFGLLPHRVGGHPVRYPVAW from the coding sequence ATGTCCGTCGCCTCGAACGTCGTCGCGCTGGGAAGTCGGGTGTGGCATGCGGTGCGGGCCGGGAGTTTTGCCATGGGGGCACTGTTGGTGTTGGTGGCGGTGGGGGGCGCGTTGCACCAGGCGGTATTGATACCGCCGTTGGCGGCGAGTGCGGCGTTGGTGCACGGGGCGCCGGGGTTGCCGATTTCGCAGCCGCGGAACCTGGTGGGTGGGCAGTTGTTGTCGGCTGCGGTGGGGTTCGGGGTGCTGGCGGTGGTCGGGGCGGGGCCGTGGGCGGCGGCGGTCGCGGGTGGGGTGGCGCTGGGGGCGATGTTGGTCGCGCGCGTGCCGCACTCGCCGGCGGCGGCGACTGCGGTGATCGTGGTCCTGCAGTCCCCGCGTCCGGTGGTCTTCCTGCCGTTGCTGGCGCTCGCCACCGCTGTGCTGGTTCTCTTCGGGTTGCTCCCGCACCGGGTCGGCGGTCATCCGGTGCGTTATCCCGTCGCCTGGTGA